In Pseudochaenichthys georgianus chromosome 6, fPseGeo1.2, whole genome shotgun sequence, a single window of DNA contains:
- the dusp8a gene encoding dual specificity protein phosphatase 8 isoform X2 produces MPLDVVIAPAEGCFWPDLQDTDMRLKIRVRRMKEGRELRGGFAAFSSCFPGLCEGKPATALPMSLSQPCLTVANVGPTRILPHLYLGSQKDVLNKDLMAQNGITYVLNASNTCPKPDFISESNFMRIPVNDNYCEKLLPWLDKTNEFIDKAKVSNCRVIVHCLAGISRSATIAIAYIMKTMGLSSDDAYRFVKDRRPSISPNFNFLGQLLEFEKGLRILQALSSTSDDKISENNAKQSSEVNGGFEMNGHHSNFDSSVADPPEPKLPSPTSLQQGFHGLHLSAERIMDTNRLKRSFSLDIKSVYSPNSPPCPSLAPTHSEDVPKLCKLDSPGTGDSNGVCSQSPVLDSPNSAGSPFPSPGSGGSIGGLGFRGTEGVHRSASSSSRPRRKHKHCSGSSPVRSQPHQPPQSLSLTLDHKSPGENTKGSLLLSLPSVPTVGSGAMWTKHRDTVQATTPVTPVTPTKDAPWHFGAVEGGEGGMELGGGGGNGRGEEEEVRFGSSSAYVAFGCSEGVRLREKSQREKSPQTLKDSSSSVSLSNSGPASEKQFKRRSCQMEFEDGISETRSREELGKIGKQSSFSGSMEIIEVS; encoded by the exons GAGGTTTTGCTGCTTTCTCCTCCTGTTTCCCCGGCCTATGTGAAGGGAAACCTGCCACTGCTCTACCTATGAGCTTGTCCCAGCCCTGCCTAACTGTGGCTAACGTAGGGCCCACTCGCATCCTGCCACACCTCTACCTGGGCTCACAGAAGGATGTCCTCAACAAG GATCTTATGGCTCAGAATGGTATCACCTATGTGCTGAATGCCAGCAACACCTGTCCCAAGCCGGACTTTATCAGCGAGAGCAACTTCATGCGCATCCCGGTTAACGACAACTACTGTGAGAAATTGCTCCCCTGGCTGGACAAAACAAATGAATTCATAG acaAAGCGAAGGTGTCAAACTGCAGAGTCATTGTGCACTGCCTGGCTGGAATCTCGCGTTCAGCAACCATCGCCATCGCATACATCATGAAGACAATGGGCCTGTCATCAGATGATGCCTACAG GTTTGTAAAGGACCGAAGACCATCCATATCCCCCAACTTCAACTTCCTGGGGCAGCTTTTGGAGTTTGAGAAGGGTCTCCGGATACTGCAAGCTCTATCTTCAACCTCTGATGACAAGATCTCCGAAAACAACGCCAAGCAAAGCTCAGAGGTCAATGGAGGTTTCGAGATGAACGGCCACCACAGCAACTTCGACTCATCCGTGGCAGACCCTCCAGAACCTAAGCTGCCATCACCCACCTCCCTCCAGCAAGGCTTCCACGGCCTACACCTCTCCGCAGAGAGGATCATGGACACTAATCGGCTCAAACGTTCCTTCTCCTTGGACATTAAGTCGGTCTACTCCCCTAACAGTCCCCCCTGCCCGAGCCTGGCCCCCACACATTCTGAAGACGTCCCCAAGCTGTGCAAGCTGGACAGCCCCGGAACAGGCGACTCCAACGGCGTCTGCTCCCAGTCTCCCGTCCTAGACAGCCCGAACTCCGCCGGGTCACCGTTCCCCTCACCAGGCAGCGGGGGCAGCATTGGAGGTTTGGGGTTTAGAGGAACTGAAGGAGTCCATAGGTCTGCTTCCTCCTCGTCCCGACCCAGGAGGAAACACAAGCATTGCTCCGGCAGTTCCCCAGTCCGCTCCCAACCACACCAGCCTCCACAGTCCCTCAGCCTGACGCTGGACCACAAGAGCCCGGGCGAGAACACAAAGGGCTCCCTGCTCCTCTCACTACCCTCTGTGCCCACTGTGGGCTCCGGGGCCATGTGGACCAAACACAGAGACACTGTCCAAGCCACCACTCCCGTCACTCCCGTCACCCCCACCAAAGATGCCCCCTGGCACTTTGGGGCAGTTGAGGGCGGCGAGGGAGGGATGGAgctgggaggaggaggagggaatggaaggggagaggaggaggaggtgaggtTTGGGAGCAGCTCGGCATACGTGGCGTTCGGGTGCAGTGAAGGTGTGCGGTTACGAGAGAAATCCCAGAGGGAGAAGTCACCGCAGACACTTAAAGACTCATCGTCCTCAGTGAGCCTGTCCAACAGCGGCCCGGCGTCAGAGAAGCAGTTCAAGAGGCGCAGCTGTCAGATGGAGTTCGAGGATGGCATTTCTGAGACACGATCCCGAGAAGAACTGGGCAAGATCGGGAAGCAGTCGAGCTTCTCTGGGAGCATGGAGATCATCGAGGTATCCTGA
- the dusp8a gene encoding dual specificity protein phosphatase 8 isoform X3 has translation MQIKRSGGFAAFSSCFPGLCEGKPATALPMSLSQPCLTVANVGPTRILPHLYLGSQKDVLNKDLMAQNGITYVLNASNTCPKPDFISESNFMRIPVNDNYCEKLLPWLDKTNEFIDKAKVSNCRVIVHCLAGISRSATIAIAYIMKTMGLSSDDAYRFVKDRRPSISPNFNFLGQLLEFEKGLRILQALSSTSDDKISENNAKQSSEVNGGFEMNGHHSNFDSSVADPPEPKLPSPTSLQQGFHGLHLSAERIMDTNRLKRSFSLDIKSVYSPNSPPCPSLAPTHSEDVPKLCKLDSPGTGDSNGVCSQSPVLDSPNSAGSPFPSPGSGGSIGGLGFRGTEGVHRSASSSSRPRRKHKHCSGSSPVRSQPHQPPQSLSLTLDHKSPGENTKGSLLLSLPSVPTVGSGAMWTKHRDTVQATTPVTPVTPTKDAPWHFGAVEGGEGGMELGGGGGNGRGEEEEVRFGSSSAYVAFGCSEGVRLREKSQREKSPQTLKDSSSSVSLSNSGPASEKQFKRRSCQMEFEDGISETRSREELGKIGKQSSFSGSMEIIEVS, from the exons GAGGTTTTGCTGCTTTCTCCTCCTGTTTCCCCGGCCTATGTGAAGGGAAACCTGCCACTGCTCTACCTATGAGCTTGTCCCAGCCCTGCCTAACTGTGGCTAACGTAGGGCCCACTCGCATCCTGCCACACCTCTACCTGGGCTCACAGAAGGATGTCCTCAACAAG GATCTTATGGCTCAGAATGGTATCACCTATGTGCTGAATGCCAGCAACACCTGTCCCAAGCCGGACTTTATCAGCGAGAGCAACTTCATGCGCATCCCGGTTAACGACAACTACTGTGAGAAATTGCTCCCCTGGCTGGACAAAACAAATGAATTCATAG acaAAGCGAAGGTGTCAAACTGCAGAGTCATTGTGCACTGCCTGGCTGGAATCTCGCGTTCAGCAACCATCGCCATCGCATACATCATGAAGACAATGGGCCTGTCATCAGATGATGCCTACAG GTTTGTAAAGGACCGAAGACCATCCATATCCCCCAACTTCAACTTCCTGGGGCAGCTTTTGGAGTTTGAGAAGGGTCTCCGGATACTGCAAGCTCTATCTTCAACCTCTGATGACAAGATCTCCGAAAACAACGCCAAGCAAAGCTCAGAGGTCAATGGAGGTTTCGAGATGAACGGCCACCACAGCAACTTCGACTCATCCGTGGCAGACCCTCCAGAACCTAAGCTGCCATCACCCACCTCCCTCCAGCAAGGCTTCCACGGCCTACACCTCTCCGCAGAGAGGATCATGGACACTAATCGGCTCAAACGTTCCTTCTCCTTGGACATTAAGTCGGTCTACTCCCCTAACAGTCCCCCCTGCCCGAGCCTGGCCCCCACACATTCTGAAGACGTCCCCAAGCTGTGCAAGCTGGACAGCCCCGGAACAGGCGACTCCAACGGCGTCTGCTCCCAGTCTCCCGTCCTAGACAGCCCGAACTCCGCCGGGTCACCGTTCCCCTCACCAGGCAGCGGGGGCAGCATTGGAGGTTTGGGGTTTAGAGGAACTGAAGGAGTCCATAGGTCTGCTTCCTCCTCGTCCCGACCCAGGAGGAAACACAAGCATTGCTCCGGCAGTTCCCCAGTCCGCTCCCAACCACACCAGCCTCCACAGTCCCTCAGCCTGACGCTGGACCACAAGAGCCCGGGCGAGAACACAAAGGGCTCCCTGCTCCTCTCACTACCCTCTGTGCCCACTGTGGGCTCCGGGGCCATGTGGACCAAACACAGAGACACTGTCCAAGCCACCACTCCCGTCACTCCCGTCACCCCCACCAAAGATGCCCCCTGGCACTTTGGGGCAGTTGAGGGCGGCGAGGGAGGGATGGAgctgggaggaggaggagggaatggaaggggagaggaggaggaggtgaggtTTGGGAGCAGCTCGGCATACGTGGCGTTCGGGTGCAGTGAAGGTGTGCGGTTACGAGAGAAATCCCAGAGGGAGAAGTCACCGCAGACACTTAAAGACTCATCGTCCTCAGTGAGCCTGTCCAACAGCGGCCCGGCGTCAGAGAAGCAGTTCAAGAGGCGCAGCTGTCAGATGGAGTTCGAGGATGGCATTTCTGAGACACGATCCCGAGAAGAACTGGGCAAGATCGGGAAGCAGTCGAGCTTCTCTGGGAGCATGGAGATCATCGAGGTATCCTGA